In one window of Arachis ipaensis cultivar K30076 chromosome B06, Araip1.1, whole genome shotgun sequence DNA:
- the LOC107646593 gene encoding stigma-specific STIG1-like protein 1 has protein sequence MALAITMPTRVESFETNNENDEEPNSLRGTSRFLSQRSSKATLTCDRNPKVCYSIRGSGGPNCCNNKCVNFNTDELNCGKCGKKCGYSKICCEGKCINPKTNEKHCGKCGNKCNSKGSCVYGLCSYA, from the coding sequence ATGGCGTTGGCAATTACTATGCCAACAAGAGTAGAATCTTTCGAAAccaataatgagaatgatgaggAACCAAATTCTCTGAGAGGAACAAGCCGGTTCCTGTCCCAGAGAAGCAGCAAGGCAACTCTGACATGTGACAGAAACCCAAAGGTTTGCTATAGCATAAGAGGGAGTGGAGGTCCTAATTGCTGCAACAACAAGTGTGTCAACTTCAACACAGATGAATTGAACTGCGGAAAGTGTGGGAAGAAATGTGGATATTCCAAGATATGCTGTGAAGGTAAGTGCATCAATCCAAAGACTAATGAGAAGCACTGTGGCAAATGCGGCAACAAGTGCAATTCCAAAGGCTCTTGTGTCTATGGCTTGTGCAGCTATGCTTAG
- the LOC107646057 gene encoding uncharacterized protein LOC107646057 isoform X1: MANRADPDIDDDLRDLYKEYTGPLGSAPTNTQDREKSNKRSHAGSDEEEEPRDPNAVPTDFTSREAKVWEAKSKATERNWKKRKEEEMICKLCGESGHFTQGCPTTLGANRKSQDFFERIPARDKNVRALFTEKVLNKIEREIGCKIKMDEKFIIVSGKDRLILAKGVDAVHKIREEGEQRGTSSSHMARSRSPEQSPVGARFQRSEPQRSHSGPRNASQFQQRFGRQERAVEDRVREDMQKFARGSPQARAYGNSGARGRSSHSRSPRQPPYTGNSYNSIDGRNQNIGSYRNDGWDSHRRESAGIQPSHQFDYSTSPKTLEELELEYKKEATELMKNRDREEDEENFKHREAVRDLRENYMNKVAMLRVSHAKQWEEFLQLEAHRHQQHTIQQIPSGFGSYKQQNFTEYDGSAVNPHYAGPNLPLESRNRFSDMENYPTRPHDNFGEFQRRGGDFAKAFNRY; this comes from the exons ATGGCAAATAGAGCTGATCCTGATATTGACGACGATTTGCGTGATCTTTACAAGGAGTACACTGGTCCTCTGGGATCTGCTCCTACCAATACGCAAGATAGggaaaaatcaaacaaaaggtCTCATGCTGGTTCAGATGAAGAGGAGGAGCCACGGGACCCTAATGCTGTTCCAACCGATTTCACCAGCCGAGAGGCTAAGGTTTGGGAGGCTAAGTCAAAGGCTACTGAGAGGAAttggaagaaaaggaaagaagaggAAATGATCTGCAAACTTTGTGGAGAATCAGGGCATTTCACTCAG GGTTGTCCGACTACTCTTGGAGCAAACCGCAAGTCTCAAGATTTCTTTGAAAGGATACCCGCAAGGGATAAAAATGTAAGAGCGCTTTTCACAGAGAAAGTTCTAAACAAGATTGAAAGGGAAATTGGCTGCAAAATTAAGATGGATGAGAAATTTATTATTGTCAGTGGTAAGGATAGATTAATTTTGGCAAAAGGTGTTGATGCGGTACACAAGATTAGAGAGGAGGGTGAACAAAGAGGAACTTCTAGTTCTCACATGGCCAGGTCAAGGTCTCCTGAGCAAAGTCCTGTTGGTGCTCGGTTTCAACGATCTGAGCCCCAGAGGTCTCATTCTGGACCGCGAAATGCATCTCAGTTTCAACAAAGGTTTGGTAGGCAAGAGAGAGCTGTTGAAGACCGCGTGCGAGAGGACATGCAAAAGTTTGCAAGAGGTTCTCCACAAG CAAGAG CTTATGGTAATAGTGGAGCAAGAGGTCGGTCAAGCCATTCAAGATCTCCAAGACAGCCCCCTTACACAGGGAACTCATATAATTCAATTGATGGCCGCAATCAGAACATAGGATCTTATAGGAATGATGGGTGGGATTCTCACAGAAGAGAATCTGCAGGGATCCAACCCAGTCATCAGTTTGATTATAGCACTTCCCCCAAGACTTTAGAAGAATTAGAGTTGGAGTATAAGAAAGAGGCAACTGAGCTAATGAAAAACCGTGACagggaagaagatgaagaaaatttCAAGCATCGTGAG GCTGTTCGAGACTTGAGGGAGAACTACATGAACAAAGTTGCTATGTTAAGGGTCTCACATGCTAAACAATGGGAAGAGTTTCTTCAGCTTGAAGCCCACAGGCATCAACAGCACACAATCCAACAAATCCCTTCTGGTTTTGGCAGTTATAAGCAGCAGAATTTCACCGAATATGATGGTTCTGCTGTCAATCCTCACTATGCTGGGCCCAACTTACCCTTGGAATCGAGGAACAGGTTCTCAGACATGGAGAATTATCCTACCAGGCCTCATGATAATTTTGGTGAATTTCAGAGGCGTGGTGGAGATTTTGCAAAAGCTTTCAACAGATATTAA
- the LOC107646057 gene encoding uncharacterized protein LOC107646057 isoform X2: MANRADPDIDDDLRDLYKEYTGPLGSAPTNTQDREKSNKRSHAGSDEEEEPRDPNAVPTDFTSREAKVWEAKSKATERNWKKRKEEEMICKLCGESGHFTQGCPTTLGANRKSQDFFERIPARDKNVRALFTEKVLNKIEREIGCKIKMDEKFIIVSGKDRLILAKGVDAVHKIREEGEQRGTSSSHMARSRSPEQSPVGARFQRSEPQRSHSGPRNASQFQQRFGRQERAVEDRVREDMQKFARGSPQAYGNSGARGRSSHSRSPRQPPYTGNSYNSIDGRNQNIGSYRNDGWDSHRRESAGIQPSHQFDYSTSPKTLEELELEYKKEATELMKNRDREEDEENFKHREAVRDLRENYMNKVAMLRVSHAKQWEEFLQLEAHRHQQHTIQQIPSGFGSYKQQNFTEYDGSAVNPHYAGPNLPLESRNRFSDMENYPTRPHDNFGEFQRRGGDFAKAFNRY, from the exons ATGGCAAATAGAGCTGATCCTGATATTGACGACGATTTGCGTGATCTTTACAAGGAGTACACTGGTCCTCTGGGATCTGCTCCTACCAATACGCAAGATAGggaaaaatcaaacaaaaggtCTCATGCTGGTTCAGATGAAGAGGAGGAGCCACGGGACCCTAATGCTGTTCCAACCGATTTCACCAGCCGAGAGGCTAAGGTTTGGGAGGCTAAGTCAAAGGCTACTGAGAGGAAttggaagaaaaggaaagaagaggAAATGATCTGCAAACTTTGTGGAGAATCAGGGCATTTCACTCAG GGTTGTCCGACTACTCTTGGAGCAAACCGCAAGTCTCAAGATTTCTTTGAAAGGATACCCGCAAGGGATAAAAATGTAAGAGCGCTTTTCACAGAGAAAGTTCTAAACAAGATTGAAAGGGAAATTGGCTGCAAAATTAAGATGGATGAGAAATTTATTATTGTCAGTGGTAAGGATAGATTAATTTTGGCAAAAGGTGTTGATGCGGTACACAAGATTAGAGAGGAGGGTGAACAAAGAGGAACTTCTAGTTCTCACATGGCCAGGTCAAGGTCTCCTGAGCAAAGTCCTGTTGGTGCTCGGTTTCAACGATCTGAGCCCCAGAGGTCTCATTCTGGACCGCGAAATGCATCTCAGTTTCAACAAAGGTTTGGTAGGCAAGAGAGAGCTGTTGAAGACCGCGTGCGAGAGGACATGCAAAAGTTTGCAAGAGGTTCTCCACAAG CTTATGGTAATAGTGGAGCAAGAGGTCGGTCAAGCCATTCAAGATCTCCAAGACAGCCCCCTTACACAGGGAACTCATATAATTCAATTGATGGCCGCAATCAGAACATAGGATCTTATAGGAATGATGGGTGGGATTCTCACAGAAGAGAATCTGCAGGGATCCAACCCAGTCATCAGTTTGATTATAGCACTTCCCCCAAGACTTTAGAAGAATTAGAGTTGGAGTATAAGAAAGAGGCAACTGAGCTAATGAAAAACCGTGACagggaagaagatgaagaaaatttCAAGCATCGTGAG GCTGTTCGAGACTTGAGGGAGAACTACATGAACAAAGTTGCTATGTTAAGGGTCTCACATGCTAAACAATGGGAAGAGTTTCTTCAGCTTGAAGCCCACAGGCATCAACAGCACACAATCCAACAAATCCCTTCTGGTTTTGGCAGTTATAAGCAGCAGAATTTCACCGAATATGATGGTTCTGCTGTCAATCCTCACTATGCTGGGCCCAACTTACCCTTGGAATCGAGGAACAGGTTCTCAGACATGGAGAATTATCCTACCAGGCCTCATGATAATTTTGGTGAATTTCAGAGGCGTGGTGGAGATTTTGCAAAAGCTTTCAACAGATATTAA
- the LOC107648044 gene encoding probable glycerol-3-phosphate acyltransferase 2 — translation MVEMAKMFTIQFFFKSLFFFWYRFFFKPLKNFQRTNSISYITTTIATTQSSFNKYRKFSSSSSSSLLHRSDLNEHTLLFDVEGALLRSSSVFPYFMLVAFEAGGLVRAIVLVLTYPLVCLVGEDLGMKIMVMVCFFGIKEKNFRVGSAVLPKFLLEDVGSEIFEVVNGAGKRVGLSKMPRVMVECFLKEYLNVDLVVGREMKEFCGYFLGFMEERKNNNNVDQHVLELVQEGKGSCSSNIIGISGFRNKDFRHHEIFSRCKEVYLVSDGDKKSWQKLSRNKYPKSLIFHDGRLALRPTPLDSLFILTWFPFAVVLAVVRIVAGLTLPFDISIPLLALTGMRLDSSLPAQTNKIHGDNNEEKVKGNMYVCNHRTLLDPLYLSFLLRKKVVAVTYSLSRMSEILAPIKTVRLTRKREEDARMMKELLMEGDLVVCPEGTTCREPYLLRFSPLFSELCDEISPVAIDSHVSMFHGTTAGGLKCMDPLFFLMNPFPSYSVHLLHSVTTSSSDDDDDVSSRFEVANRVQSQIAEALGFQCTKLTRKDKYLILAGNEGIVSSSSNK, via the exons ATGGTGGAGATGGCTAAAATGTTCaccattcaattttttttcaaatccctTTTCTTCTTTTGGTACCGGTTCTTCTTCAAGCCGCTCAAGAACTTCCAAAGAACCAATAGTATTAGTTACATCACCACCACCATTGCAACCACTCAATCATCGTTCAATAAGTACCGcaaattctcttcttcttcttcttcttctcttcttcaccgTTCAGACCTCAACGAGCACACCCTCTTGTTCGACGTAGAGGGTGCGCTCCTGAGGTCTTCTTCGGTGTTCCCTTACTTCATGCTCGTTGCTTTCGAAGCCGGAGGGCTCGTAAGAGCCATTGTTCTCGTTCTCACGTACCCACTTGTTTGCTTAGTCGGAGAAGACTTGGGGATGAAGATAATGGTGATGGTGTGCTTCTTTGGGATAAAAGAGAAAAACTTTAGAGTTGGGAGTGCTGTTCTTCCAAAATTCTTGTTGGAAGACGTAGGTTCAGAGATTTTTGAGGTGGTGAATGGTGCTGGAAAGAGAGTTGGGTTGAGCAAGATGCCACGTGTCATGGTAGAGTGTTTCTTGAAGGAGTATTTGAATGTTGACTTGGTTGTGGGAAGAGAAATGAAAGAGTTTTGTGGTTACTTCTTAGGGTTTATGGAagagagaaaaaataataataatgtggaTCAGCATGTTTTGGAGCTTGTTCAAGAAGGGAAAGGAAGTTGTTCTTCCAATATTATTGGAATTTCAGGATTCCGTAATAAGGATTTTCGTCATCATGAGATCTTTTCCCGTTGCAAG GAAGTGTACTTGGTGAGCGATGGAGACAAAAAGAGCTGGCAAAAGCTATCAAGAAACAAATACCCTAAATCACTCATTTTTCATGACGGAAGATTAGCACTCAGACCCACACCATTGGATTCTCTTTTCATCTTGACATGGTTCCCGTTCGCAGTCGTCCTCGCCGTCGTCCGAATCGTTGCCGGACTCACCCTCCCCTTTGACATCTCAATTCCACTATTAGCCCTAACCGGCATGCGTCTGGACAGTTCACTCCCGGCGCAAACAAATAAAATACATGGTGATAATAATGAAGAGAAAGTAAAGGGAAACATGTACGTGTGTAACCACAGAACATTGCTGGACCCTTTGTACTTGTCATTCTTGTTGCGCAAGAAAGTAGTAGCTGTAACATATAGCTTAAGCAGAATGTCGGAGATACTAGCGCCGATCAAGACGGTGAGGTTAACTCGGAAGCGCGAGGAAGATGCGAGGATGATGAAGGAGTTGTTAATGGAAGGGGACCTTGTTGTGTGCCCTGAAGGGACCACATGTAGAGAGCCATATTTATTAAGGTTTAGTCCTTTGTTTTCTGAACTATGTGATGAGATATCACCGGTTGCAATTGATAGCCATGTGAGCATGTTTCATGGTACAACCGCTGGGGGTCTTAAGTGCATGGACCCTCTCTTCTTTCTCATGAACCCTTTCCCTTCTTACTCCGTTCACCTTCTTCACAGTGTCACCACTTCTTcttcggatgatgatgatgatgtcagCAGTAGGTTTGAAGTTGCTAATCGAGTTCAGAGTCAGATTGCTGAGGCTTTGGGATTTCAATGCACCAAACTTACAAGAAAAGACAAGTACTTGATTTTGGCGGGTAATGAAGGCATTGTTTCCAGCAGTTCCAACAAGTAG